From a region of the Salminus brasiliensis chromosome 4, fSalBra1.hap2, whole genome shotgun sequence genome:
- the cyp1b1 gene encoding cytochrome P450 1B1, with translation MMDLDYILSTLTPLSARSLLLLYLVVLFAVRLLHRSTSLARSIPGPFPWPVIGNAAQLGAAPHIYFSRMTQRYGDVFQVRLGSRRVVVLNGDAIRHALVHKAVDFAGRPDFASFRFVSGGRSMAFGDYGENWKAHRKLAQSTTRAFSIGDMHTRRAFESHVRNEVQELIGLFLRETRRLGHFRPHYYLVVSTANIMSAVCFGKRYAYDDAEFGQVVGRNDKFAKTVGAGSIVDVMPWLQSFPNPIKTLFMQFKELNLEFYEFIQAKVSEHRKTLEDSFIRDMTDAFIVALERGVASRTLSQEYVSPTIGDIFGASQDTLSTALQWIVLVLVRYPDIQKRLQEEVDKVVDRNHLPTIEDQKHLPYVVAFIYEVMRFTSFVPLTIPHCTTADTSINGYPIPKGTVIFINQWSLNHDSTKWDQPENFNPERFLDENGALNKDLTSNVLIFSLGKRRCIGEELSKMQLFLFTTLLVHQCNFVAEKPPTMDYLYGLTLKPGQYNVSVTLRDGAESLHVQNISGKTADDDNISNENNMKTL, from the exons ATGATGGACCTGGACTACATCCTCTCCACCTTGACCCCGCTGTCAGCGCGCTCTCTCCTGCTGCTCTACCTCGTGGTGCTGTTCGCCGTGCGTCTCTTGCACCGCAGCACGTCTCTCGCGCGCTCCATCCCGGGTCCGTTCCCGTGGCCAGTGATCGGCAACGCGGCTCAGCTTGGAGCCGCCCCGCACATCTACTTCTCGCGCATGACGCAGCGCTACGGCGACGTGTTCCAGGTGCGGCTGGGCAGCCGGCGCGTGGTGGTGTTGAACGGCGACGCCATCCGGCACGCACTCGTGCACAAAGCCGTGGACTTCGCGGGGCGTCCAGACTTCGCCTCGTTCCGCTTCGTGTCCGGCGGCCGCAGCATGGCCTTCGGCGACTACGGCGAGAACTGGAAGGCGCACCGCAAGCTCGCGCAGTCCACCACGCGCGCCTTCTCCATTGGGGACATGCACACGCGCCGCGCCTTTGAGTCCCACGTTCGCAACGAGGTGCAGGAGCTCATCGGGCTGTTCCTGCGCGAGACGCGCCGCCTTGGCCACTTCCGTCCACACTACTACCTTGTCGTGTCCACGGCCAACATCATGAGCGCCGTGTGCTTCGGTAAGCGCTACGCGTACGACGACGCCGAGTTCGGGCAGGTGGTGGGGCGCAACGACAAGTTCGCCAAGACGGTGGGCGCAGGCAGCATCGTGGACGTCATGCCGTGGCTGCAGAGCTTCCCTAACCCCATCAAAACGCTCTTCATGCAGTTCAAGGAGCTCAACCTGGAGTTCTACGAATTCATCCAAGCCAAAGTGTCCGAGCACCGCAAGACCCTGGAGGACAGTTTCATCCGGGACATGACAGACGCATTCATCGTGGCACTGGAACGAGGTGTGGCCAGTCGAACCCTCAGCCAGGAGTATGTGTCGCCCACCATCGGGGACATCTTCGGAGCCAGCCAGGACACACTGTCCACCGCACTGCAGTGGATTGTTCTCGTGCTTGTTAG GTATCCAGACATTCAAAAGAGACTTCAGGAGGAAGTGGACAAAGTAGTGGACAGGAACCACCTGCCCACCATTGAGGACCAGAAACATCTTCCATATGTTGTGGCTTTCATCTATGAGGTGATGCGATTCACCAGTTTTGTCCCCCTGACAATTCCCCACTGCACCACTGCTGACACCTCCATCAACGGGTACCCCATCCCCAAAGGCACTGTTATCTTCATCAACCAGTGGTCCCTAAACCACGACTCCACCAAATGGGATCAGCCCGAGAACTTCAACCCAGAGCGCTTCCTGGATGAGAATGGTGCGCTAAATAAAGACCTAACCAGCAATGTGCTGATCTTCTCACTGGGGAAACGGAGGTGTATTGGAGAGGAACTTTCCAAAATGCAGCTTTTCCTCTTCACCACACTTCTGGTACACCAGTGCAACTTTGTGGCGGAGAAACCACCCACTATGGATTACCTATACGGGCTGACTCTGAAGCCCGGCCAATACAACGTGTCTGTCACTCTGCGTGATGGTGCAGAGTCTCTACATGTGCAGAACATTAGTGGCAAGACTGCAGATGAtgataatatttcaaatgaaaacaACATGAAAACACTGTAA